From Pseudomonas sp. FP2335, the proteins below share one genomic window:
- the narI gene encoding respiratory nitrate reductase subunit gamma: MSKWNLLVFGIYPYVALAICLLGSWARFDLSQYTWKAGSSQMLSNRGMRVASNLFHVGVLFVLAGHFVGLLTPASVYHHVISTEHKQLLAMVSGGFFGLLCLVGLLMLVKRRLGDPRVRATSSASDILILLVLLAQLLLGLLTIVASTGHMDGSVMVMLADWAQNVVLLRPVEAAASIAPVSLIYKAHVALGLTLFVLFPFTRLVHVVSAPIWYLGRRYQIVRQKA; this comes from the coding sequence ATGTCTAAGTGGAATTTGCTGGTATTCGGGATCTATCCCTATGTCGCCCTGGCGATCTGCCTGTTGGGCAGTTGGGCGCGGTTTGACCTGTCGCAGTACACCTGGAAGGCCGGTTCCAGCCAGATGCTGAGCAACCGTGGCATGCGTGTGGCGAGCAACCTGTTCCATGTCGGCGTGCTGTTTGTGCTGGCCGGGCATTTTGTCGGCCTACTCACCCCGGCGTCGGTGTATCACCACGTGATCAGCACCGAGCACAAGCAACTGCTGGCGATGGTCTCCGGTGGGTTTTTCGGCCTGCTGTGCCTGGTGGGCTTGTTGATGCTGGTCAAGCGGCGCCTAGGTGATCCACGGGTGCGGGCGACGTCGAGTGCGTCGGACATCCTGATCCTGCTGGTGCTGCTCGCGCAGTTGCTGCTGGGCTTGCTGACCATCGTCGCCTCCACTGGCCATATGGACGGCTCGGTGATGGTGATGCTCGCCGACTGGGCGCAGAACGTGGTGCTGCTGCGGCCGGTGGAAGCGGCGGCGTCGATTGCGCCGGTGTCGCTGATCTACAAGGCCCACGTGGCGCTGGGCCTGACCTTGTTCGTGCTGTTCCCGTTTACCCGCTTGGTGCACGTGGTCAGCGCACCGATCTGGTACCTGGGACGGCGTTATCAAATCGTACGGCAGAAGGCGTGA
- a CDS encoding nitrate reductase subunit alpha, whose translation MSHLLDQLRFFNRKQDEFSNGHGETRKESRDWENVYRSRWQYDKIVRSTHGVNCTGSCSWKIYVKNGLITWETQQTDYPRTRNDLPNHEPRGCPRGASYSWYIYSANRLKYPKIRKPLLKLWREARLTLAPVEAWASIVEDKAKAESYKSKRGMGGFIRSNWEEVNEIIAASNVYTIKQYGPDRIVGFSPIPAMSMVSYAAGSRYLSLLGGVCLSFYDWYCDLPPASPMVWGEQTDVPESADWYNSNYIIAWGSNVPQTRTPDAHFFTEVRYKGTKTVAITPDYSEVAKLTDLWLNPKQGTDAALAQAFNHVIFKEFHLDHPSAYFTDYAKRYTDLPVLVMLKPVTGFAPGAGFQPDRFLRASDLIDNLGQDNNPEWKTIALDESGALVSPQGSIGYRWGEKGKWNILAKEGGEGRAIDLKLSLIGGDVAEVAFPYFAGEAHEHFQHVAGEAVQFRRVPVHSVVLADGSVAKVASVFDLSAANLAIDRGLGGSNVARDYDDASVPGTPAWQEAITGVSREKAIQIAREFADNADKTRGRSMIIVGAAMNHWYHMDMNYRGLINMLMLCGCVGQSGGGWAHYVGQEKLRPQCGWLPLAFGLDWNRPPRQMNGTSFFYGHSSQWRHEKMNMHDVLSPLADKAQFPTHALDYNIRAERAGWLPSAPQLNTNPLHICRDAAAAGMAPKDYVVKAWQDGTLRFACEQPDSPVNFPRNMFIWRSNLLGSSGKGHEYMLKYLLGTKNGVMNEDIGFGGESKPTEAEWVDDGAIGKLDLVTTLDFRMSSTCVYSDIVLPTATWYEKDDMNTSDMHPFIHPLSAAIDPAWESRSDWEIYKGIAKTFSAMAVGHLGVEQDLVTVPLMHDSVGELAQPFGGTDWKSAGVAPVPGKNAPNMAVVERDYPNIYKKFTSLGPLLEKLGNGGKGINWNTDDEVEFLGELNHHEGEAGISQGRPKIDTAIDAAEVILSLAPETNGHVAVKAWAALSEFTGIDHSHLALPKAHEAIRFRDIQAQPRKIISSPTWSGLEDDHVSYNAGYTNVHENIPWRTITGRQQFYQDHPWMQAFGEQLMSYRPPVNTRTIEGVKGKRSNGEPEIVLNWITPHQKWGIHSTYSDNLLMLTLSRGGPIVWLSEIDAKRAGIEDNDWIECFNVNGALTARAVVSQRVKEGMVMMYHAQERIVNVPGSETTKTRGGHHNSVTRVVLKPTHMIGGYAQQAYGFNYYGTVGCNRDEFVVVRKMAKVDWLDGSHGDDLPRPLPTDIEEN comes from the coding sequence ATGAGTCACTTACTGGATCAATTGCGGTTCTTCAACCGCAAGCAAGACGAGTTCTCCAACGGCCACGGCGAGACCCGCAAAGAGTCCCGCGACTGGGAAAACGTCTACCGTTCGCGCTGGCAGTACGACAAGATCGTGCGCTCCACCCACGGGGTGAACTGCACCGGTTCCTGCTCGTGGAAGATCTACGTGAAGAACGGCCTGATCACCTGGGAAACCCAGCAGACCGACTACCCGCGTACCCGCAACGACCTGCCCAACCACGAGCCCCGGGGTTGCCCGCGCGGCGCGAGCTACAGCTGGTACATCTACAGCGCCAACCGCCTCAAGTACCCGAAGATCCGCAAGCCGCTGCTCAAGCTGTGGCGTGAAGCGCGCCTGACCCTGGCGCCTGTGGAGGCCTGGGCGAGCATTGTCGAGGACAAGGCCAAGGCCGAATCGTACAAGAGCAAGCGCGGCATGGGCGGGTTTATCCGCTCCAACTGGGAGGAGGTGAACGAGATCATCGCCGCCTCCAACGTCTACACCATCAAGCAATATGGGCCGGACCGCATCGTCGGGTTCTCGCCGATCCCGGCCATGTCCATGGTCAGCTATGCGGCGGGCTCCCGTTACCTGTCGCTGCTGGGCGGCGTGTGCCTGAGTTTCTACGACTGGTACTGCGACCTGCCGCCCGCCTCGCCGATGGTGTGGGGCGAGCAGACCGACGTGCCGGAATCGGCCGACTGGTACAACTCCAACTACATCATCGCCTGGGGTTCCAACGTCCCGCAGACCCGTACCCCCGACGCGCACTTCTTCACCGAGGTGCGTTACAAGGGCACCAAGACCGTGGCCATCACCCCCGACTATTCGGAAGTGGCCAAGCTCACCGACCTGTGGCTCAACCCCAAGCAGGGCACCGACGCCGCGTTGGCCCAGGCCTTCAACCATGTGATCTTCAAGGAATTTCACCTGGACCACCCGAGCGCCTATTTCACCGACTACGCCAAGCGCTACACCGACCTGCCGGTGCTGGTGATGCTCAAGCCGGTGACCGGTTTCGCCCCCGGCGCCGGTTTCCAGCCGGACCGCTTCCTGCGCGCCTCGGACCTGATCGACAACCTCGGCCAGGACAACAACCCGGAATGGAAAACCATCGCCCTCGACGAGAGCGGCGCGCTGGTATCGCCACAAGGCTCTATCGGCTACCGCTGGGGCGAGAAGGGCAAGTGGAACATCCTCGCCAAAGAGGGCGGTGAAGGCCGCGCGATTGACCTGAAACTCAGCCTGATCGGTGGCGACGTCGCTGAAGTGGCCTTCCCGTATTTTGCCGGTGAAGCCCACGAGCACTTCCAGCACGTGGCCGGTGAGGCCGTGCAGTTCCGCCGCGTGCCGGTGCACAGCGTAGTGCTGGCCGATGGCAGCGTGGCCAAGGTTGCCAGTGTGTTCGACCTGTCCGCCGCCAACCTGGCCATCGACCGTGGCCTGGGCGGCAGCAACGTGGCCAGGGACTACGACGACGCCAGCGTGCCCGGCACCCCGGCCTGGCAGGAAGCGATCACCGGCGTCAGCCGCGAGAAGGCGATCCAGATCGCCCGCGAATTCGCCGACAACGCCGACAAGACCCGTGGACGCTCGATGATCATCGTCGGCGCGGCGATGAACCACTGGTACCACATGGACATGAACTACCGTGGCCTGATCAACATGCTCATGCTCTGCGGGTGCGTCGGTCAGAGCGGTGGCGGCTGGGCACACTACGTCGGCCAGGAAAAACTGCGCCCGCAATGCGGCTGGCTGCCCCTTGCCTTTGGCCTGGACTGGAACCGTCCGCCGCGCCAGATGAACGGCACCAGTTTCTTCTACGGCCACAGCTCGCAGTGGCGCCACGAAAAAATGAACATGCACGACGTGCTCTCGCCCCTGGCAGACAAGGCGCAGTTCCCCACCCACGCCCTGGATTACAACATCCGCGCCGAACGCGCCGGCTGGCTGCCCAGCGCGCCGCAACTCAACACCAACCCGCTGCACATCTGCCGTGATGCGGCGGCGGCGGGCATGGCGCCCAAGGACTACGTGGTCAAGGCCTGGCAGGACGGCACCTTGCGCTTCGCCTGCGAACAACCGGACAGCCCGGTGAACTTCCCGCGCAACATGTTCATCTGGCGTTCCAACCTGCTCGGTTCGTCGGGCAAGGGCCACGAGTACATGCTCAAGTACCTGCTGGGCACCAAGAACGGCGTGATGAACGAAGACATCGGTTTTGGCGGCGAGAGCAAGCCCACCGAAGCCGAATGGGTCGACGACGGTGCCATTGGCAAGCTGGATCTGGTGACCACCCTGGACTTCCGCATGTCGTCCACCTGCGTGTATTCCGACATCGTCCTGCCGACCGCCACCTGGTACGAAAAAGACGACATGAACACCTCGGACATGCACCCGTTCATCCACCCCTTGTCGGCGGCGATCGACCCGGCGTGGGAGTCGCGCTCCGACTGGGAAATCTACAAGGGCATCGCCAAGACGTTCTCGGCCATGGCGGTCGGGCACCTGGGTGTCGAGCAGGACCTGGTCACCGTGCCGCTGATGCATGACAGCGTTGGTGAACTGGCCCAGCCATTCGGCGGCACCGACTGGAAAAGCGCCGGTGTGGCGCCCGTGCCCGGCAAGAACGCGCCGAACATGGCGGTGGTGGAGCGTGACTACCCGAACATCTACAAGAAATTCACCTCCCTCGGCCCGTTGCTGGAAAAGCTCGGCAACGGCGGCAAGGGCATCAACTGGAATACCGATGACGAGGTCGAGTTCCTTGGTGAGCTGAATCATCACGAAGGCGAGGCGGGCATCAGCCAGGGGCGGCCGAAGATCGACACGGCCATTGATGCGGCCGAGGTCATTCTGTCCCTGGCCCCGGAAACCAATGGTCACGTGGCAGTCAAGGCGTGGGCGGCGCTGTCGGAATTCACCGGCATCGACCACAGCCACCTGGCATTGCCCAAGGCCCACGAGGCGATTCGCTTCCGCGACATCCAGGCGCAGCCGCGCAAGATCATTTCCAGCCCCACCTGGTCGGGCCTGGAAGACGATCACGTGAGCTACAACGCCGGTTACACCAACGTCCATGAAAACATCCCATGGCGCACCATCACCGGCCGCCAGCAGTTCTACCAGGACCACCCGTGGATGCAGGCCTTCGGCGAACAACTGATGAGCTACCGGCCGCCGGTCAACACCCGCACCATCGAAGGGGTGAAGGGCAAGCGCAGCAATGGCGAGCCGGAGATCGTGCTGAACTGGATCACCCCGCACCAGAAGTGGGGCATCCACAGCACCTACAGCGACAACCTGCTGATGCTCACCCTGAGCCGTGGCGGGCCGATTGTGTGGCTCTCGGAGATCGACGCGAAACGCGCCGGCATCGAGGACAACGACTGGATCGAATGCTTCAACGTCAATGGCGCACTGACCGCCCGCGCGGTGGTCAGCCAGCGCGTCAAGGAGGGCATGGTGATGATGTACCACGCCCAGGAACGCATCGTGAACGTGCCGGGCTCGGAAACCACCAAGACCCGTGGCGGCCACCACAACTCGGTGACCCGCGTGGTGCTCAAGCCGACCCACATGATCGGCGGCTATGCCCAGCAGGCCTACGGTTTCAACTATTACGGCACGGTCGGTTGCAACCGCGACGAGTTTGTCGTGGTGCGCAAGATGGCCAAGGTCGACTGGCTCGATGGCTCCCATGGCGATGACCTGCCACGCCCATTGCCGACTGACATCGAGGAGAACTGA
- the narH gene encoding nitrate reductase subunit beta yields the protein MKIRSQIGMVLNLDKCIGCHTCSITCKNVWTSREGMEYAWFNNVESKPGIGYPKEWENQDKWKGGWQRNANGTINPRIGGKFRVLANIFANPDLPGLDDYYEPFDFDYQHLHTAPLGEHQPTARPRSVVSGKRMQKIEWGPNWEEILGTEFAKRRKDKNFDQIQADIYGEYENTFMMYLPRLCEHCLNPACAASCPSGAIYKREEDGIVLIDQEKCRGWRMCISGCPYKKIYFNWKSGKSEKCIFCYPRIEAGMPTVCAETCVGRIRYLGVLLYDADRISEVASTASEQDLYEKQLEIFLDPNDPAVIRQALADGVPQSVIDSAQRSPVYKMAVDWKLALPLHPEYRTLPMVWYVPPLSPIQNAAAAGTVGMNGVIPDVDSLRIPLRYLANMLTAGDEKPVKRALKRLLAMRAFKRSQQVDGVQDLQVLEDVGLTVPQVEEMYRYLAIANYEDRFVVPSAHREDAMSDAFAERSGCGFSFGSGCSGSSDTNMFGAKKANRRDVLKTVQIWED from the coding sequence ATGAAAATCCGCTCACAAATCGGCATGGTCCTCAACCTGGACAAATGCATCGGCTGCCACACCTGCTCGATCACCTGCAAAAACGTCTGGACCAGCCGCGAAGGCATGGAATACGCGTGGTTCAACAACGTCGAATCCAAGCCCGGCATCGGCTACCCCAAGGAGTGGGAAAACCAGGACAAGTGGAAGGGCGGCTGGCAGCGCAACGCCAACGGCACGATCAACCCGCGCATCGGCGGCAAGTTCCGCGTGCTCGCGAACATCTTTGCCAACCCTGACCTGCCGGGCCTGGACGACTACTACGAGCCGTTCGATTTTGACTACCAGCACCTGCACACTGCACCGCTGGGCGAACACCAACCCACTGCACGCCCACGTTCGGTGGTGTCGGGCAAGCGCATGCAGAAAATCGAGTGGGGGCCGAACTGGGAGGAAATCCTCGGTACCGAATTCGCCAAGCGTCGCAAGGACAAGAACTTCGACCAGATCCAGGCCGACATCTACGGTGAGTACGAAAACACCTTCATGATGTACCTGCCGCGCCTGTGCGAGCACTGCCTCAACCCGGCGTGCGCGGCGTCGTGCCCCAGCGGCGCGATCTACAAGCGCGAAGAAGACGGCATCGTGCTGATCGACCAGGAAAAATGCCGTGGCTGGCGCATGTGCATCAGCGGCTGCCCGTACAAGAAAATCTACTTCAACTGGAAGAGCGGCAAGTCCGAGAAGTGCATCTTCTGCTACCCGCGCATCGAGGCCGGCATGCCGACGGTGTGCGCCGAAACCTGCGTCGGTCGCATTCGCTACCTCGGCGTGTTGCTGTATGACGCCGACCGCATCAGCGAAGTGGCGAGCACCGCCAGCGAGCAGGACCTGTACGAGAAACAGCTGGAAATTTTCCTCGACCCCAACGACCCGGCGGTGATCCGTCAGGCCCTGGCCGATGGTGTGCCACAGTCGGTGATCGACTCGGCGCAGCGCTCGCCGGTGTACAAAATGGCCGTGGACTGGAAACTCGCGCTGCCGCTGCACCCCGAATACCGCACCTTGCCGATGGTCTGGTACGTGCCGCCACTTTCGCCCATCCAGAACGCAGCGGCCGCTGGCACCGTGGGCATGAACGGGGTGATCCCGGATGTCGACAGCCTGCGCATCCCCCTGCGCTACCTGGCCAATATGCTCACGGCGGGCGATGAAAAACCGGTCAAGCGCGCGCTGAAACGCTTGCTGGCGATGCGTGCGTTCAAACGTTCCCAGCAAGTCGACGGCGTGCAGGATCTGCAAGTGCTCGAAGACGTCGGCCTGACGGTGCCTCAGGTGGAGGAGATGTATCGCTACCTGGCCATCGCCAACTACGAGGACCGGTTTGTGGTGCCGAGTGCGCACCGCGAAGACGCCATGAGCGACGCGTTCGCCGAGCGTTCCGGTTGTGGTTTCAGCTTTGGCAGCGGCTGCAGCGGCAGTTCCGACACCAATATGTTCGGCGCCAAGAAGGCCAACCGCCGCGACGTGTTGAAAACCGTCCAGATCTGGGAGGACTGA
- the narJ gene encoding nitrate reductase molybdenum cofactor assembly chaperone yields the protein MRILKVISLLLDYPTERLVSGRDELEQAIIESREISPKQRGALFELLELICANDLMDGQEHYGALFGRGRSLSLLLFEHVHGESRDRGQAMVDMMAQYEAAGFAIGVKELPDYIPLYLEFLSTREDIEAREGLADVAHLLALLGARLEERESAYASCFRALLQIAGAEPHQAVAEVRAQVAAEPRDDSLEALDKVWEEEAVDFMQAEQQDRCSAMPSAPGKAREESAVPLHWVDFQQQGPAAVPAGEVGNV from the coding sequence ATGCGCATTCTTAAAGTGATTTCGCTGCTGCTGGACTATCCCACCGAGCGCCTGGTGAGCGGCCGCGATGAATTGGAGCAGGCGATCATCGAGTCGCGGGAAATCAGCCCCAAGCAACGCGGTGCGCTGTTCGAGCTGCTGGAACTGATCTGCGCCAACGACCTGATGGATGGCCAGGAACACTACGGCGCGCTGTTTGGCCGTGGGCGTTCGTTGTCGCTGCTGTTGTTCGAGCACGTGCATGGCGAGTCCCGCGACCGTGGCCAGGCCATGGTCGACATGATGGCCCAGTACGAGGCCGCCGGGTTTGCCATCGGCGTCAAGGAGCTGCCGGACTACATCCCGCTGTACCTGGAGTTCTTGTCGACCCGCGAAGACATCGAGGCCCGCGAGGGCCTGGCGGATGTGGCGCACCTGTTGGCCTTGCTCGGCGCACGTCTGGAGGAGCGCGAAAGCGCCTATGCCAGTTGCTTCCGTGCGTTGTTGCAGATCGCCGGCGCCGAGCCGCACCAGGCCGTGGCCGAGGTGCGTGCCCAGGTCGCCGCCGAGCCGCGTGACGACTCCCTCGAGGCCCTCGACAAGGTGTGGGAAGAGGAGGCCGTGGACTTCATGCAGGCCGAACAGCAGGACCGTTGCAGTGCGATGCCGAGCGCACCGGGCAAGGCCCGCGAGGAAAGTGCGGTGCCGTTGCACTGGGTGGATTTTCAGCAGCAAGGGCCGGCCGCCGTGCCGGCCGGGGAGGTGGGTAATGTCTAA
- a CDS encoding nitrate/nitrite transporter, giving the protein MTQPRIRQGLVLGMSTLAFTVCFMVWMMFAVLGVPIKELLQLNETQFGLLAATPVLTGSLVRLPLGLLTDRFGGRIVFFLLMLACVLPLYLITYATAYWQFLVLGLFVGLAGGSFSVGIAYVAKWFDKDNQGFAMGVFGAGNAGAAVTKFLAPALIALGTWHLVPKVFSAILFITALLFWFLTSENKTHRSAGGATLRQQLLCLKDPAVWRYCQYYSIVFGGYVALALWVTKYYVQEYGFSLQSAALLAACFSLPGGVLRAVGGWMSDRWGAQSVTWWVLWVSWICLFLLSYPQTQLQVMTVNGPLDFHIGLSPTLFTVLLFVMGIAFAFGKASVFKYIANDYPQNMGAVSGIVGLAGGLGGFVLPIMFGALVDLTGVRSSCFMLMYGVVWVSLTWMYLSEIRQQPLLGKQALQGE; this is encoded by the coding sequence GTGACTCAACCCCGTATAAGACAAGGCCTGGTGCTGGGCATGAGCACCCTGGCCTTCACCGTCTGCTTTATGGTGTGGATGATGTTCGCCGTGCTCGGCGTGCCCATCAAGGAGCTGCTGCAACTCAACGAAACCCAGTTCGGCCTGCTGGCCGCCACGCCGGTGTTGACCGGTTCCCTGGTGCGCTTGCCGCTGGGACTGCTCACCGACCGCTTCGGCGGGCGCATCGTGTTCTTCCTGCTGATGCTCGCCTGCGTGCTGCCGCTGTACCTGATCACCTACGCCACCGCCTACTGGCAGTTCCTGGTGCTCGGCCTGTTTGTCGGCCTGGCCGGCGGCTCGTTTTCGGTGGGCATTGCGTACGTCGCCAAGTGGTTCGACAAAGACAACCAGGGCTTTGCCATGGGCGTGTTCGGTGCCGGCAACGCGGGAGCGGCGGTGACCAAGTTTCTCGCCCCGGCGCTGATCGCCCTCGGCACCTGGCACCTGGTGCCCAAGGTGTTCAGCGCAATCCTGTTTATCACCGCGCTGTTGTTCTGGTTCCTCACCAGCGAAAACAAGACCCACCGCAGCGCCGGTGGCGCGACCCTGCGCCAGCAGTTGCTGTGTCTGAAAGACCCGGCCGTGTGGCGCTACTGCCAGTACTACTCGATTGTGTTCGGTGGTTACGTCGCGCTGGCGCTGTGGGTGACCAAGTACTACGTGCAGGAATACGGCTTCAGCCTGCAAAGCGCGGCGCTGCTGGCCGCGTGTTTCTCCCTGCCCGGCGGTGTGCTGCGCGCAGTGGGCGGCTGGATGTCTGATCGCTGGGGCGCGCAAAGCGTGACCTGGTGGGTGCTGTGGGTGAGCTGGATCTGCCTGTTCCTGCTCAGCTACCCGCAGACCCAACTGCAAGTGATGACCGTCAATGGCCCCCTGGATTTCCATATCGGCCTCAGCCCCACCTTGTTCACCGTGCTGCTGTTTGTGATGGGCATCGCCTTCGCATTTGGCAAGGCCTCGGTCTTCAAGTACATCGCCAATGACTACCCGCAAAACATGGGCGCGGTGTCCGGCATCGTCGGCCTGGCCGGTGGCCTGGGCGGGTTTGTGCTGCCGATCATGTTTGGCGCCCTGGTGGACCTCACCGGCGTGCGCTCGTCCTGCTTCATGTTGATGTACGGCGTGGTCTGGGTATCCCTGACCTGGATGTACCTCAGCGAAATTCGCCAACAGCCGTTGCTCGGCAAACAAGCGCTCCAAGGAGAATGA
- a CDS encoding NarK family nitrate/nitrite MFS transporter, whose protein sequence is MSIAQKPESGPVIHDWRPEDPAFWGASGKKTATRNLWISIPALLLAFAVWMVWSTVIVRLNAIGFSFTTDQLFWLAALPGLSGATLRVFYSFMVPIFGGRRWTALSTASLLLPSLWMGFAVQDPGTPYSVFVLIALLCGFGGGNFASSMSNISFFYPKAQQGTALGLNAGLGNLGVSVMQFCVPLVITFAAFGALGGQPQTLADGSQLWLQNAGFIWVPFILTVTVAAWFGMNDLSSARASFSDQAVIFKRKHNWLMCWLYLATFGSFIGFSAAFPLLIKTSFPDVVALKFAFLGPLVGALVRPLGGWLADKLGGARVTLWNFVLMIVMVFGVLHFLPQNGEAGSFYGFLGMFMLLFITTGIGNGSTFRMIPVIFRTVHEKASAGKPAAVREQALKDAGKESAAVLGFSSAMGAFGAFFIPKSFGSSMAATGSPAMAFYMFVGFYLSCIVVTWWWYARKGCATPC, encoded by the coding sequence ATGTCCATCGCGCAAAAGCCCGAATCGGGCCCGGTGATCCACGACTGGCGCCCCGAAGACCCGGCGTTCTGGGGCGCCAGCGGCAAGAAAACCGCGACCCGCAACCTGTGGATCTCGATCCCCGCGCTGTTGCTGGCGTTTGCGGTGTGGATGGTGTGGAGCACGGTGATCGTGCGCCTCAACGCCATCGGGTTCAGTTTCACCACCGACCAGCTGTTCTGGTTGGCGGCATTGCCGGGCCTGTCCGGTGCCACCTTGCGCGTGTTCTATTCGTTCATGGTGCCGATCTTCGGCGGGCGCCGCTGGACCGCCCTGAGCACCGCGTCCTTGCTGCTGCCGTCGCTGTGGATGGGCTTTGCGGTGCAAGACCCGGGCACGCCCTACAGCGTGTTTGTGCTGATCGCCTTGCTCTGTGGTTTTGGCGGCGGCAACTTCGCCTCCAGCATGTCCAACATCAGCTTTTTCTACCCCAAGGCCCAGCAGGGCACCGCCCTCGGCTTGAACGCTGGCCTGGGTAACCTGGGGGTGTCGGTGATGCAGTTCTGCGTGCCGCTGGTGATCACCTTCGCCGCATTCGGGGCACTCGGTGGCCAGCCGCAGACCCTGGCCGATGGCAGCCAACTATGGTTGCAGAACGCCGGTTTCATCTGGGTGCCGTTCATCCTCACCGTCACCGTGGCGGCGTGGTTCGGCATGAATGACCTGTCCAGCGCCCGTGCCTCGTTCAGCGACCAGGCGGTGATCTTCAAGCGCAAGCACAACTGGCTGATGTGCTGGTTGTACCTGGCGACCTTTGGTTCGTTCATCGGCTTCTCGGCGGCATTCCCGCTGCTGATCAAGACCTCCTTCCCGGACGTGGTCGCCCTCAAGTTCGCCTTTCTCGGCCCACTGGTGGGCGCGCTGGTACGCCCATTGGGCGGCTGGCTGGCAGACAAGTTGGGCGGGGCGCGGGTGACCCTGTGGAACTTCGTGCTGATGATCGTGATGGTGTTCGGCGTGCTGCACTTCCTGCCGCAGAACGGTGAGGCGGGCAGCTTCTACGGCTTTCTCGGCATGTTCATGCTGCTGTTTATCACCACCGGCATCGGCAACGGCTCCACCTTCCGCATGATCCCGGTGATCTTCCGCACCGTTCACGAGAAGGCCAGCGCCGGCAAACCCGCTGCGGTGCGTGAACAGGCCCTGAAGGATGCCGGCAAGGAGTCTGCTGCGGTGCTGGGGTTCAGCTCGGCCATGGGCGCGTTCGGCGCGTTCTTCATCCCCAAATCCTTCGGCTCGTCCATGGCCGCCACCGGCAGCCCGGCGATGGCCTTCTACATGTTTGTCGGTTTCTACCTGAGCTGCATCGTCGTGACCTGGTGGTGGTACGCCCGCAAAGGCTGCGCCACACCCTGCTGA